One Pseudomonas entomophila genomic window carries:
- a CDS encoding NfeD family protein: MIAHCWRVLLLSLLLGLAPGGQAAPGTDVWLLSVDDAIGPASADYLLRGLEQAQAQGTQLVVVRLDTPGGLDSAMRQIIKAILASPVPVVTFVAPGGARAASAGTYILYASHVAAMAPGTNLGAATPVQIGAPGMGDKPPANKEDDTLARKQVNDAAAYIRGLAELRGRNADWAEKAVREAVSLSASEALRLKVIDLVASDLPELLRQLDGRTVQVAGQPVQLRTADAAVVEHLPDWRTRLLAVITNPSVALILIMIGVYGLLFEFMNPGTGAGGVVGGISLLLALYALQLLPVSHAGVALILLGIAFMIAEAFLPSFGVIGFGGIVAFVVGALILMDTDAPGFGIPLALIISLAVVSALLLGGVLGMALRARRRALVSGDAGLVGSLVTVTVVHQDNPFLGSVQAQGEQWQAQCATPLQPGQHVRVIARNGLTLEVSATAPTAQGE, encoded by the coding sequence GTGATCGCTCACTGCTGGCGCGTGTTGCTGCTGTCACTGTTGCTTGGCCTCGCCCCAGGCGGCCAGGCCGCGCCGGGCACGGATGTCTGGCTGCTGAGCGTTGACGACGCCATCGGCCCGGCCAGCGCCGACTACCTGCTGCGCGGCCTTGAACAAGCACAGGCGCAGGGTACGCAACTGGTGGTGGTCCGTCTGGACACCCCCGGCGGCCTGGACAGCGCCATGCGCCAGATCATCAAGGCCATCCTCGCCAGCCCCGTGCCGGTGGTCACCTTCGTCGCTCCCGGCGGCGCCCGGGCGGCCAGCGCCGGCACCTACATCCTCTATGCCAGCCATGTGGCGGCAATGGCACCTGGTACCAACCTGGGCGCGGCGACACCGGTGCAGATCGGCGCGCCCGGCATGGGCGACAAACCGCCCGCCAACAAGGAGGACGACACCCTTGCCCGCAAGCAGGTCAACGATGCCGCCGCCTATATCCGGGGCTTGGCCGAGTTGCGCGGGCGCAACGCCGACTGGGCGGAAAAGGCGGTGCGCGAGGCCGTGAGTCTTTCGGCCAGCGAAGCCCTGCGCCTGAAGGTGATCGACCTGGTCGCCAGCGACCTGCCTGAACTGCTGCGCCAGCTCGATGGCCGCACCGTGCAGGTCGCCGGCCAGCCCGTGCAACTGCGCACCGCCGACGCTGCCGTGGTGGAGCACCTGCCCGACTGGCGCACACGCCTGCTGGCAGTGATCACCAACCCCAGCGTGGCGCTGATCCTGATCATGATCGGCGTGTACGGCTTGTTGTTCGAGTTCATGAACCCTGGCACCGGCGCGGGAGGCGTGGTCGGCGGCATCAGTCTGTTGCTGGCGTTGTACGCCCTGCAACTGTTGCCGGTCAGCCATGCCGGCGTGGCGCTGATCCTGTTGGGGATCGCTTTCATGATTGCCGAAGCTTTCCTGCCCAGCTTCGGCGTGATCGGCTTCGGCGGCATCGTCGCCTTCGTGGTTGGCGCACTGATCCTGATGGACACCGATGCCCCCGGCTTCGGCATTCCCCTGGCGCTGATCATCAGCCTCGCCGTGGTCTCGGCACTGCTGCTCGGTGGCGTGCTGGGCATGGCGCTCAGGGCGCGGCGGCGGGCGCTGGTCAGCGGCGACGCCGGGCTGGTGGGCAGCCTGGTCACCGTGACCGTGGTACACCAGGACAACCCGTTCCTCGGCTCGGTACAGGCCCAGGGCGAACAGTGGCAGGCGCAGTGCGCGACCCCCTTGCAACCCGGCCAGCACGTCAGGGTCATCGCCCGTAACGGCTTGACGCTCGAGGTCAGCGCCACCGCGCCCACGGCGCAAGGAGAGTGA
- a CDS encoding aminoacyl-tRNA deacylase, with amino-acid sequence MRMAKTLQQRLDQANCDYDIVPHPHSATSLESARTAGVPAERVAKSVMLDDRHGNYIMAVLPANRHLDMTEVRMTGAWQLTRESALPSLFGDCERGAIPALGDAYNIPMLLDRTLTRQGDVYLEAGDHDHLIHMSMEQYLKLVPHAEVRELS; translated from the coding sequence ATGCGAATGGCCAAGACCCTTCAGCAGCGCCTGGACCAGGCCAACTGCGACTACGACATCGTTCCCCATCCACATTCGGCCACCAGCCTGGAGTCGGCGCGCACGGCCGGCGTGCCCGCCGAGCGGGTCGCCAAGTCGGTGATGCTCGACGACCGCCATGGCAACTACATCATGGCCGTGCTGCCGGCCAACCGGCACCTGGACATGACCGAGGTGCGCATGACCGGCGCCTGGCAGCTGACCCGCGAGAGCGCGTTGCCCAGCCTGTTCGGCGATTGCGAGCGTGGCGCGATCCCGGCGCTTGGGGATGCCTACAACATCCCGATGCTGCTCGATCGCACGCTGACCCGCCAGGGTGATGTCTATCTCGAGGCGGGTGACCACGATCATCTGATCCACATGAGCATGGAGCAATACTTGAAACTGGTGCCGCACGCCGAAGTGCGCGAATTGAGCTGA
- a CDS encoding DUF2789 domain-containing protein — translation MEAPIHKFSELFKQLGLPDDPLGIDQFITSHSPLKGDVKLVDAPFWTDGQRAFLRQSIDDDADWAELFDQLNEALRRPRK, via the coding sequence ATGGAAGCGCCGATCCACAAGTTTTCCGAACTGTTCAAGCAGCTGGGGCTGCCGGACGATCCGCTGGGCATCGACCAGTTCATCACCAGCCATTCGCCGCTCAAGGGCGATGTGAAACTGGTGGATGCGCCTTTCTGGACCGATGGCCAGCGGGCGTTTCTGAGGCAAAGCATTGATGACGATGCCGATTGGGCGGAGCTGTTCGATCAGCTCAACGAAGCCTTGCGTCGCCCACGAAAATAA
- a CDS encoding NADH:ubiquinone oxidoreductase subunit N, which translates to MKDPYAPGFWCSVTILGTLTAGYFYGIRHTQQMNQAVQFLYAAAAVTAAVSLCGLAWIAWQQLHLNRREVAQGRTLLTIWNTKVALRRVETVFDRYFWGSYWHSGRTFEEVMGELKGTPLEQSLDALKRQCRELDREVHDHHHHWLANARDLSSVATAMARERYQLDLCDAPVREGGNTAVLNRDLEVLVYTWSARLRSFDHQLDELERAYH; encoded by the coding sequence ATGAAAGATCCCTACGCACCGGGTTTCTGGTGCTCCGTGACGATCCTGGGCACCCTGACCGCCGGCTACTTCTACGGTATCCGGCACACCCAGCAGATGAACCAGGCCGTGCAATTTCTGTATGCCGCCGCCGCCGTCACCGCGGCGGTGTCGTTGTGCGGGCTGGCATGGATCGCCTGGCAGCAGTTGCACCTGAACCGTCGCGAAGTGGCTCAGGGGCGAACGCTGCTGACCATCTGGAACACCAAGGTTGCCCTGCGCCGGGTCGAGACGGTGTTCGACCGATATTTCTGGGGTAGTTACTGGCATTCCGGGCGGACGTTCGAAGAGGTCATGGGCGAGCTCAAGGGCACGCCCCTGGAGCAAAGCCTGGATGCCCTCAAGCGCCAGTGCCGGGAGCTCGACCGGGAAGTGCATGATCACCACCATCACTGGCTGGCCAATGCCCGTGATCTGTCTAGCGTGGCCACCGCGATGGCGCGCGAGCGCTACCAGCTGGACCTGTGCGATGCACCAGTGCGCGAGGGTGGCAACACCGCGGTGCTCAATCGTGACCTGGAAGTGCTGGTGTACACCTGGTCGGCGCGGCTGCGCAGCTTCGACCATCAGCTGGACGAGCTGGAGCGCGCCTACCACTGA
- a CDS encoding CBS domain-containing protein produces the protein MKNVEQILKNKSQPQTVYTIAPDDSVLDALKLLAEKNIGALPVVENGQVVGIVSERDYARKLVLKGRSSPFTTVREIMSSPVVTVDPKQNLEYCMNLMTNRHLRHLPVVDNGQLLGLLSIGDLVKETIAEQANLILQLEQYIRGD, from the coding sequence ATGAAGAACGTCGAACAGATCCTGAAAAACAAGTCGCAACCTCAGACCGTCTATACCATCGCGCCTGATGATTCGGTGCTCGATGCCTTGAAGCTGCTGGCGGAGAAAAACATCGGCGCCCTGCCGGTGGTGGAGAACGGCCAGGTGGTCGGGATCGTCAGCGAACGCGACTACGCTCGCAAGCTGGTGCTCAAGGGCCGCTCTTCACCGTTCACGACCGTACGCGAAATCATGAGTTCGCCGGTGGTCACCGTCGACCCCAAGCAAAACCTCGAGTACTGCATGAACCTGATGACCAACCGCCACCTGCGTCACCTGCCGGTAGTGGATAACGGCCAACTGCTCGGGCTGCTGTCGATCGGCGACCTGGTGAAAGAGACCATCGCCGAGCAGGCCAACCTCATCCTCCAGCTGGAGCAGTACATTCGCGGCGATTAA
- a CDS encoding DUF805 domain-containing protein: MSMVFCRGCAKQIHQSALSCPGCGAPQAATAGNGTIAGATAVSSGNAYLEVMKKYAVFKGRARRKEYWMFVLFNLLITIAIGFVDNAIGTKPLLGLVYNLAIMIPSIAVAVRRVHDNDHSGWWLLVPIVGLVFLIKDGTPGNNRFGPSPKGLV; this comes from the coding sequence ATGAGCATGGTGTTCTGCCGCGGCTGCGCCAAACAGATCCATCAATCGGCCCTGAGCTGCCCGGGCTGCGGCGCACCCCAGGCCGCCACTGCCGGCAACGGCACAATCGCGGGTGCCACTGCCGTGAGCAGTGGCAATGCCTACCTCGAAGTGATGAAGAAGTACGCCGTATTCAAGGGCCGTGCGCGCCGCAAGGAATACTGGATGTTCGTGCTCTTCAACCTGCTGATCACGATCGCTATCGGTTTCGTCGACAACGCTATCGGCACCAAACCGCTGCTGGGCCTGGTGTACAACCTGGCGATCATGATCCCGAGCATCGCCGTTGCTGTTCGTCGTGTGCACGACAATGACCACAGCGGCTGGTGGTTGCTGGTACCTATCGTCGGCTTGGTGTTCCTGATCAAGGACGGCACCCCAGGCAACAACCGCTTCGGCCCGAGCCCCAAAGGCCTGGTGTAA
- a CDS encoding DUF4190 domain-containing protein, with protein sequence MAMVYCRGCARQLHETAPTCPQCGAPQHAISPTNPVSGESPWMGIVSLILGILCVLTLFDDADWDGETLLGMVMLSMAGLVLGIVSISQKKPGNGMAIAGVVMAVISLLCFIGLSAS encoded by the coding sequence ATGGCGATGGTCTATTGCCGCGGCTGTGCCAGACAGCTGCACGAAACGGCACCCACCTGCCCACAATGCGGTGCTCCACAGCACGCAATCTCCCCCACGAACCCGGTCAGCGGCGAATCGCCGTGGATGGGCATCGTCTCCCTGATTCTCGGCATCCTCTGTGTACTGACGCTGTTCGATGACGCTGACTGGGATGGTGAAACCCTCCTTGGGATGGTCATGCTTTCAATGGCGGGCCTGGTCCTGGGCATCGTCAGCATCAGCCAGAAGAAGCCCGGTAACGGCATGGCCATCGCCGGCGTGGTCATGGCAGTCATTTCACTGCTGTGCTTCATCGGTCTATCTGCTAGCTAA
- a CDS encoding dipeptidase, protein MPFSKLSAASVMLASLAMFSIPAHANLSQQQSAAIIKAYDGSNPADFKQFLGKLAGSDLAKADKLGDTLKLYLAGKPLSTEQQDEINRLLGLYTRIKYGEAAKQTLRELVEIPTVRKEGVEQHENPEFLKIADKIKALAEGFGLQFRNVDNRVYEITLGEGKEVIGIHAHADVVPVTPENWKLKDGTQLDPFKVTLVGDRMYGRGTEDDKNGIVVALYALKVAKDEKLPLARQFKLLVDTTEETTGDAIPYYFARNATPDYNLALDGGYPVVIAEKGYGTVMATFTKRAGTGKGAEVVKLTGGLATNQIPGSSVATLISDKPADLAKALEKAGAEYVKQHSGDFSIDAKADGKQVLLTVTGVSAHSSEPESGVNPVARMLDFLNGVQKQVPLKHNHITDAARYAADNWGLDYLGNKLGVGFKDDFMGPLTTSLTFVGLDDKALKLAVNLRIPKGKSLETLKSEISGKLGEWARTSHTSVAFDYTLDEPMYRNPEGEWVKALLAVASENLGMKHEFGTSAGATSVHDLPNGVQFGLAMPDVKYTGHNDNEFKTVEQFMLDLQIVSEMVARIGQMPKL, encoded by the coding sequence ATGCCATTTTCCAAGCTTTCCGCCGCTTCCGTGATGCTGGCCAGCCTGGCGATGTTCTCGATCCCGGCCCACGCCAACCTCTCCCAGCAACAGTCCGCCGCCATCATCAAAGCCTACGACGGCAGCAACCCGGCCGACTTCAAGCAGTTCCTCGGCAAACTGGCCGGCAGCGACCTGGCCAAGGCCGACAAGCTCGGCGACACCCTCAAACTGTACCTGGCCGGCAAGCCGCTGAGCACTGAGCAGCAGGACGAGATCAACCGCCTGCTGGGCCTGTATACCCGGATCAAGTACGGCGAGGCCGCCAAGCAGACCCTGCGCGAACTGGTGGAGATCCCGACGGTACGCAAAGAGGGTGTTGAGCAGCACGAGAACCCGGAATTCCTCAAGATCGCCGACAAGATCAAGGCCCTGGCCGAGGGCTTCGGCCTGCAGTTCCGCAACGTCGACAACCGTGTCTACGAAATCACCCTCGGCGAAGGCAAGGAAGTGATCGGCATCCATGCCCACGCCGACGTGGTGCCGGTAACCCCGGAAAACTGGAAGCTCAAGGACGGCACCCAACTCGACCCGTTCAAGGTCACCCTGGTGGGCGACCGCATGTACGGCCGTGGCACCGAGGACGACAAGAACGGCATCGTCGTCGCGCTCTACGCGTTGAAAGTGGCCAAGGACGAGAAACTGCCCCTGGCCCGCCAGTTCAAGCTGCTGGTGGACACCACCGAGGAAACCACCGGCGACGCGATCCCCTACTACTTCGCGCGCAACGCCACCCCCGACTACAACCTGGCGCTGGACGGCGGCTACCCGGTGGTGATCGCCGAGAAAGGCTACGGCACCGTCATGGCCACCTTCACCAAGCGCGCCGGTACCGGTAAAGGCGCCGAGGTGGTGAAGCTGACCGGCGGCCTGGCCACCAACCAGATCCCCGGCAGCTCGGTGGCGACGCTGATCAGCGACAAACCCGCGGACCTGGCCAAGGCGCTGGAGAAAGCTGGCGCCGAGTACGTCAAGCAACACAGCGGCGACTTCAGCATCGACGCCAAGGCCGACGGCAAGCAGGTACTGCTGACCGTGACCGGTGTGTCGGCCCACTCCTCCGAGCCTGAGTCCGGGGTCAACCCGGTGGCACGCATGCTCGACTTCCTCAACGGCGTGCAGAAGCAGGTGCCGCTCAAGCACAACCACATCACCGACGCTGCCCGCTACGCCGCCGACAACTGGGGCCTGGACTACCTGGGCAACAAGCTCGGCGTGGGTTTCAAGGACGATTTCATGGGCCCGCTGACCACCTCGCTGACTTTCGTCGGCCTGGATGACAAGGCGCTGAAGCTGGCGGTGAACCTGCGCATTCCCAAGGGCAAGTCGCTCGAGACTCTCAAGTCGGAGATCTCCGGCAAACTCGGTGAGTGGGCGCGTACCAGCCACACCTCGGTGGCCTTCGACTACACCCTCGACGAACCAATGTACCGCAACCCCGAAGGCGAGTGGGTCAAGGCCCTGCTGGCCGTGGCCAGCGAGAACCTGGGCATGAAGCACGAGTTCGGTACCTCCGCCGGCGCCACCTCGGTGCACGACCTGCCCAACGGCGTGCAGTTCGGCCTGGCCATGCCGGATGTGAAGTACACCGGCCACAACGACAACGAGTTCAAGACCGTGGAGCAGTTCATGCTCGACTTGCAGATCGTCAGCGAGATGGTGGCGCGGATCGGGCAGATGCCGAAACTCTGA
- a CDS encoding alpha/beta hydrolase: MALLVCLGLHGCATLPLPQQRSQQADALASTVNLMREQVRTDAFLLTSYVRIERPDLPLTVYIEGDGLAFRSRSQPSDDPTPLNPVGLALAAADPAANVLYLARPCQFAHAADNPRCAVAYWTGKRFAEEVVQAMDQAVDHYARQVPGQPLHLVGYSGGGAIAALLAARRVDIASLRTVAGNLDVAEFNRLHRTTPMPESLNPIDQAARLRALPQIHFHGTADRVVPGVIAERFAQAVAGDCTHVRAVPGIGHGGDWAARWPGLLAEPARCGREH, encoded by the coding sequence GTGGCGCTGCTTGTCTGCCTTGGCCTGCATGGCTGCGCGACCTTGCCCTTGCCGCAGCAGCGCAGCCAACAGGCGGACGCGCTGGCCAGCACCGTGAACTTGATGCGCGAGCAGGTGCGCACCGATGCCTTCCTGCTGACCAGTTACGTACGCATCGAACGCCCGGACCTGCCGTTGACGGTTTACATCGAAGGCGACGGCTTGGCTTTCCGCAGCCGCTCGCAACCCTCGGACGACCCTACGCCGCTCAACCCGGTGGGGTTGGCCCTGGCAGCGGCGGACCCGGCCGCCAACGTGCTCTACCTCGCCCGCCCCTGCCAGTTCGCCCACGCCGCCGACAACCCGCGCTGCGCCGTGGCGTACTGGACCGGCAAGCGGTTCGCCGAAGAGGTGGTGCAGGCCATGGACCAGGCGGTCGATCACTATGCCCGGCAAGTGCCCGGGCAACCGCTGCATCTAGTCGGCTACTCCGGCGGTGGCGCCATCGCCGCGCTGCTGGCGGCGCGTCGGGTGGACATCGCCAGCCTGCGCACCGTGGCGGGCAATCTCGATGTCGCCGAATTCAACCGGTTGCACAGGACCACCCCCATGCCCGAGTCGCTCAACCCGATCGACCAGGCGGCCAGGCTGCGCGCGCTGCCACAGATTCACTTCCATGGCACCGCCGACCGCGTCGTGCCTGGTGTGATCGCCGAACGATTCGCCCAGGCTGTGGCCGGCGACTGCACGCACGTCCGCGCGGTTCCCGGGATAGGCCATGGGGGTGACTGGGCGGCGCGCTGGCCAGGCCTGCTCGCCGAACCGGCGCGCTGCGGACGCGAACACTAG
- a CDS encoding GntR family transcriptional regulator — protein sequence MAELLPLSPVPLYTQLKELLRERILDGSYPPHSRMPSENELGKVFDVSRITVRQALGDLQKEGLIFKIHGKGTFVAKPKAFQNVSTLQGLGESMTQMGYEVLNRLRSFRHVPASALVAARLQVEEGAWVTEIRRVRLINREPVSLELTWLPKSVGEKLEKADLVTRDIFLLLDNDCGIALGHADLAIDAVLADSDLTQALEVEEGSPIMRIERLTHAADGTPLDFEHLYYRGDAFQYRLRIDRQRGSKV from the coding sequence ATGGCCGAACTGCTCCCCCTCTCTCCCGTACCGCTCTACACCCAGCTCAAGGAGCTGCTGCGCGAGCGCATCCTCGACGGCAGCTATCCACCCCACAGCCGCATGCCTTCGGAAAACGAACTGGGCAAGGTGTTCGACGTCAGCCGCATCACCGTGCGCCAGGCGCTGGGCGACCTGCAGAAGGAAGGGCTGATCTTCAAGATCCATGGCAAGGGCACCTTCGTCGCCAAGCCCAAGGCGTTCCAGAACGTCAGCACCCTGCAGGGCCTGGGCGAGTCGATGACGCAGATGGGCTACGAAGTGCTCAACCGCCTGCGCAGCTTCCGCCATGTGCCGGCCAGCGCACTGGTGGCGGCGCGGTTGCAGGTCGAGGAAGGTGCATGGGTCACCGAGATTCGCCGCGTTCGCCTGATCAACCGGGAGCCGGTGTCGCTGGAACTGACCTGGCTGCCGAAAAGTGTCGGTGAAAAGCTGGAAAAGGCTGACCTGGTGACCCGTGACATCTTCCTGCTGCTGGATAACGACTGCGGCATCGCCCTCGGCCACGCGGACCTGGCCATCGACGCGGTGCTTGCCGACAGCGACCTCACTCAGGCCCTGGAGGTGGAGGAGGGCTCGCCGATCATGCGCATCGAGCGCCTGACCCATGCCGCCGACGGTACGCCGCTGGACTTCGAACACCTCTACTACCGTGGCGACGCCTTCCAGTACCGCCTGCGCATCGACCGCCAGAGGGGCTCCAAGGTATGA
- a CDS encoding fumarate reductase/succinate dehydrogenase flavoprotein subunit produces MNIQPQDYDIVVIGGGTAGPMAAIKAKEQDKQLRVLVLEKANVKRSGAISMGMDGLNNAIVPGHATPEQYTKEITVANDGIVNQATVHAYATRSFETIEQLDRWGVKFEKDETGDYAVKKVHHMGAYVLPMPEGHDIKKVLYRQLKRARVEISNRIVCTRVLLDDQGAAAGVLGFDCRTGEFRVIRAKAVILACGAAGRLGLPASGYLMGTYENPTNAGDGYAMAYHAGAELANLECFQINPLIKDYNGPACAYVTGPLGGYTANSKGERFIECDYWSGQMMWEFHQELEGGNGPVFLKLDHLAEETIQNIEEILHGNERPSRGQFHAGRGTDYRQHMVEMHISEIGFCSGHSASGVWVNDKAETSVKGLYAAGDMAAVPHNYMLGAFTYGWFAGVNAAQYVAGREFAEVDAGQVEREQARVFAPLHREHGLAPAQVEYKLRRMVNDYLQPPKVTKKMQIGLARFAEIERDLAQMKASNPHELMRAMEVTVIRDCAEMAARASLFREESRWGLYHHRVDFPERNDGEWFCHCHLKKGENGEMTSFKKAVEPYLIPLDAQEQSAYDRLRVKTNAA; encoded by the coding sequence ATGAACATCCAGCCTCAGGACTACGACATCGTCGTCATCGGTGGCGGAACCGCCGGGCCCATGGCCGCGATCAAGGCCAAGGAGCAGGACAAGCAACTGCGTGTGCTGGTGCTGGAGAAGGCCAACGTCAAGCGCAGCGGCGCCATCAGCATGGGCATGGATGGCCTGAACAACGCCATCGTTCCCGGCCACGCCACACCCGAGCAATACACCAAGGAAATCACCGTCGCCAATGACGGCATCGTCAACCAGGCCACCGTGCATGCCTACGCCACCCGAAGTTTCGAGACCATCGAGCAGCTCGATCGCTGGGGGGTGAAGTTCGAGAAAGACGAGACCGGCGACTACGCGGTGAAGAAGGTGCACCACATGGGGGCCTACGTACTGCCGATGCCCGAGGGCCACGACATCAAGAAGGTGCTCTACCGCCAACTCAAGCGCGCGCGAGTCGAGATCAGCAACCGCATCGTCTGCACCCGCGTGCTGCTCGATGACCAGGGTGCCGCGGCTGGCGTGCTCGGCTTTGACTGCCGCACGGGTGAGTTCCGGGTGATCCGCGCCAAGGCGGTGATCCTCGCCTGCGGCGCGGCCGGGCGCCTTGGCCTGCCGGCGTCGGGCTATCTGATGGGCACCTATGAGAATCCCACCAACGCGGGTGACGGTTATGCCATGGCCTACCACGCCGGCGCCGAGCTGGCGAACCTGGAGTGTTTCCAGATCAACCCATTGATCAAGGACTACAACGGCCCGGCCTGCGCCTACGTCACCGGCCCGCTCGGTGGCTACACCGCCAACAGCAAGGGCGAGCGCTTCATCGAGTGCGACTACTGGAGCGGGCAGATGATGTGGGAGTTCCACCAGGAGCTCGAAGGCGGCAATGGCCCGGTGTTCCTCAAGCTCGACCACCTGGCCGAGGAAACCATCCAGAACATCGAAGAGATCCTGCACGGCAACGAGCGCCCCAGCCGTGGCCAGTTCCACGCCGGGCGCGGCACCGACTATCGCCAGCACATGGTGGAGATGCACATCTCGGAGATCGGCTTCTGCTCCGGGCATTCGGCTTCTGGGGTGTGGGTCAACGACAAGGCCGAGACCAGCGTCAAGGGCTTGTACGCCGCAGGCGACATGGCCGCGGTGCCGCACAACTACATGCTCGGCGCCTTCACCTATGGCTGGTTCGCCGGGGTGAATGCCGCGCAGTACGTGGCCGGGCGCGAGTTCGCCGAGGTCGATGCCGGGCAGGTCGAGCGCGAGCAGGCACGGGTGTTCGCGCCGCTGCATCGCGAGCATGGGCTGGCGCCGGCCCAGGTCGAGTACAAGCTGCGGCGCATGGTCAATGACTACCTGCAACCGCCGAAGGTGACGAAGAAGATGCAGATCGGCCTGGCGCGCTTCGCCGAAATCGAGCGGGACCTGGCGCAGATGAAAGCCAGCAACCCCCACGAACTGATGCGGGCGATGGAGGTCACGGTGATCCGCGACTGCGCCGAGATGGCGGCGCGGGCGTCGCTGTTCCGTGAAGAGAGCCGTTGGGGGCTTTATCACCACCGGGTCGATTTCCCTGAGCGCAACGATGGCGAATGGTTCTGCCATTGCCACCTGAAAAAAGGTGAGAACGGCGAAATGACCAGTTTCAAGAAGGCGGTCGAGCCGTACCTGATCCCGCTGGATGCCCAGGAACAGAGCGCCTACGACCGCTTACGGGTAAAAACCAACGCCGCCTAG
- a CDS encoding 4Fe-4S dicluster domain-containing protein, which produces MAHQPQEIFFRSSAPVTIDEDKCIAEKGCTVCVEVCPMDLLAINPATQKAYMAFDECWYCMPCEKDCPTGAVKVDIPYLLR; this is translated from the coding sequence ATGGCCCACCAACCCCAGGAAATCTTCTTTCGCAGCAGCGCCCCGGTCACCATCGATGAAGACAAGTGCATCGCCGAAAAAGGTTGCACGGTCTGCGTCGAGGTCTGCCCCATGGACCTGCTGGCGATCAACCCGGCCACCCAGAAGGCCTACATGGCCTTCGACGAGTGCTGGTACTGCATGCCCTGCGAAAAGGATTGCCCGACCGGCGCGGTCAAGGTCGACATTCCCTACCTGCTGCGCTGA
- a CDS encoding HEAT repeat domain-containing protein: protein MTERHSDNPDILALLPRLGDADAGVRRIALIALADLEEPDGLPWLTDALLADPAEEVRAEAARLLEAWEDGEAVQALCAALADAAEPVRLAAAQSLAELKSLEVGHLILPWAMHADAFVRASALRALRELRLEEAAAPALLALHDPDAAVRREAVGILGWLKHVAALPDLARLAVEEPDTDVRRAAIGALGLARDASVLPGLITALADPAWQVREEAATTLGKVGQADAGLALVEALTDGYWQVRLRAARSLGRLRHGAALEPLAGLLGHAIANLRKEAALALGELGLAQALPALQAAQADADPEVRKAVRIALAQLQGLGR, encoded by the coding sequence ATGACAGAACGACACAGCGACAACCCCGATATCCTGGCATTGCTGCCACGCCTCGGCGATGCCGATGCCGGCGTACGGCGCATCGCCTTGATCGCCCTGGCCGATCTGGAAGAACCGGACGGATTGCCATGGCTGACCGATGCCCTGCTGGCCGACCCTGCCGAGGAGGTCCGCGCCGAGGCTGCGCGCCTGCTGGAAGCCTGGGAGGACGGCGAAGCGGTCCAGGCGCTTTGCGCCGCTCTGGCTGACGCCGCCGAACCCGTGCGGCTGGCCGCCGCGCAGAGCCTGGCCGAGCTCAAGAGCCTGGAGGTTGGCCACCTGATCTTGCCATGGGCCATGCACGCCGATGCCTTCGTGCGCGCCAGTGCCTTGCGCGCCCTGCGCGAGCTGCGTCTGGAGGAGGCTGCCGCGCCTGCGCTGCTGGCGTTGCACGATCCGGACGCCGCCGTGCGCCGTGAGGCCGTGGGCATCCTCGGGTGGCTCAAGCATGTCGCCGCCTTGCCCGACCTGGCGCGACTCGCCGTCGAGGAGCCGGACACCGACGTGCGCCGTGCCGCTATCGGTGCCTTGGGCCTGGCCCGCGATGCCAGTGTGCTGCCGGGCTTGATCACCGCGCTGGCCGATCCTGCGTGGCAGGTACGTGAAGAGGCTGCCACCACATTGGGCAAAGTGGGCCAGGCCGACGCGGGCCTGGCCCTGGTCGAGGCCCTGACGGACGGCTACTGGCAGGTACGCCTGCGCGCGGCGCGCTCGCTCGGGCGCTTGCGCCATGGGGCGGCGCTGGAACCATTGGCTGGCCTGCTGGGGCATGCCATCGCCAACCTGCGCAAGGAGGCTGCCCTGGCCCTTGGCGAACTGGGACTGGCGCAGGCCCTGCCGGCGTTGCAAGCGGCGCAGGCCGACGCTGATCCAGAGGTGCGCAAGGCGGTGCGTATCGCACTGGCGCAGTTGCAGGGCCTGGGCCGATGA
- a CDS encoding DUF971 domain-containing protein: MSVPSAVRNLPGAGELQVQWPEGPQLLGHVRLRGACPCSTCRAARLKGAVALVAQDVRIVRVVPQGYGLQLVFSDGHERGIFPWSYLRGLG, translated from the coding sequence ATGAGCGTGCCGAGCGCGGTGCGCAATCTGCCGGGGGCCGGCGAGCTGCAGGTGCAGTGGCCGGAAGGGCCGCAGCTGCTCGGCCATGTTCGCCTGCGCGGCGCCTGCCCGTGTTCGACGTGCCGGGCGGCGAGGTTGAAAGGGGCTGTCGCTCTGGTTGCGCAGGATGTTCGGATAGTGCGTGTCGTGCCCCAAGGCTACGGCCTGCAGCTGGTGTTCAGCGATGGGCACGAACGCGGCATCTTCCCCTGGAGCTATTTGCGCGGCCTGGGTTGA